A single region of the Streptomyces sp. NBC_01262 genome encodes:
- a CDS encoding sugar ABC transporter substrate-binding protein, with translation MRLRTALCTAVSATSALMLVSACGGGSSSTATASGNPLVGVDYPRSDTDFWNSYIKYTPEYAKKLGLDLKTTNSQNDVAKLTANVQTFISQGVKGVAMAPQDTAAIAPTLSQLEAKKIPVVTVDTRPDTGNVYMVVRADNRAYGEKACKFLGTKLGGKGKVVMLEGGLDSINGRDRTEAFNECMKANFPDIKVFGEATNWDGAVAAQKLQTDLTANPDIKGVYMESSFALSGTLQVLKQKGLLVSPSDKKHVFIVSNDGIPEELKSIAAGKIDATVSQPADLYAKYALYYLKAAIAGKTFAPGKTDHDSTIIQVRKGLLEDQLSAPLVTADGGTYGGVASVKSDDSSLWGNNLG, from the coding sequence ATGAGACTCAGAACCGCACTGTGCACCGCCGTCTCAGCCACGTCCGCGCTGATGCTCGTCAGCGCCTGCGGCGGGGGTTCCAGCTCGACTGCGACGGCGAGCGGCAACCCGCTGGTGGGCGTCGACTACCCGCGCTCCGACACCGACTTCTGGAACTCCTACATCAAGTACACGCCCGAGTACGCCAAGAAGCTCGGCCTCGATCTGAAGACCACCAACTCCCAGAACGACGTGGCCAAGCTGACCGCCAACGTCCAGACGTTCATCAGCCAGGGCGTCAAGGGCGTGGCCATGGCCCCGCAGGACACCGCCGCCATCGCCCCGACCCTCAGCCAGCTCGAAGCCAAGAAGATCCCCGTCGTCACCGTCGACACCCGTCCTGACACCGGCAACGTGTACATGGTGGTGCGGGCCGACAACCGCGCGTACGGCGAGAAGGCCTGCAAGTTCCTCGGGACCAAGCTCGGCGGCAAGGGCAAGGTCGTCATGCTGGAAGGGGGCCTGGACTCGATCAACGGCCGTGACCGGACCGAGGCGTTCAACGAGTGCATGAAGGCGAACTTCCCGGACATCAAGGTCTTCGGTGAGGCGACGAACTGGGACGGCGCCGTCGCCGCGCAGAAGCTCCAGACGGACCTGACGGCGAACCCGGACATCAAGGGCGTCTACATGGAGTCCAGTTTCGCGCTGTCCGGCACTCTGCAGGTGCTGAAGCAGAAGGGTCTGCTGGTCAGCCCCTCCGACAAGAAGCACGTCTTCATCGTCTCCAACGACGGCATCCCCGAGGAGCTCAAGAGCATCGCGGCGGGCAAGATCGACGCCACCGTCTCCCAGCCCGCCGACCTTTATGCCAAGTACGCCCTCTATTACCTCAAGGCGGCGATCGCCGGGAAGACCTTCGCGCCCGGCAAGACCGACCACGACAGCACCATCATCCAGGTCCGCAAGGGGCTGCTGGAGGACCAGCTCTCGGCCCCGCTGGTCACCGCCGACGGCGGCACATACGGCGGTGTCGCCAGCGTCAAGAGCGATGACAGCTCGCTGTGGGGCAACAACCTCGGCTGA
- a CDS encoding ricin-type beta-trefoil lectin domain protein, with the protein MHLRSRFRRAGVQITALAVAAAGGTGVLATPAHAADTVIGVTLTTADLGQALTPQPSITLGAVSSGTVNLTVDDTKTYQTIDGFGAAFTDSSAYLLQNKLDAATRDRVMRDLFTRGSGIGLSLMRVPMGSSDYTATPPSSPSTYSYDDNGGIADPTLANFSTSHDDAYIVPVIKQAQALNPSMKLFANDWSPPAWMKTTNTMLGQGNGTLRSDMYSALAQYYVKFLQEYKAKGVNVWGVTPQNEPGISPSTYSAMLLPASNEADFIANYLAPALKQAGLDGTAILGGDVDHVDTSYAGTLLGNQAAHDALYGTAWHCYQNDLGKMTTIHNSYPDKPIYESECSTGPGIAPMNAAQLAMESTFNWASGALLWNLALDSNGGPKMGVGCDNCTGLVTIDQATGKATYTNNYYQLGQFSKFVVPGATRIGYSDGGNVWAQAYKNPDGSEVLVAHNNNTSGTAFTATWNGAGSFQYTLPAGATVTFTKSAQNATAQLVGQGSNRCLDDRGNPANGVQQYLWDCGSGNANQLYLYSADRELRIAGKCLGASGNGTTNGTKVITWDCNSGASQKWTFHADGSVTSDLSGLCLDVTGNGTANGSTVQLWSCTGNSNQKWSAASGS; encoded by the coding sequence ATGCATCTCAGAAGTCGATTCCGCAGGGCCGGCGTGCAGATCACCGCGCTGGCCGTAGCCGCCGCAGGCGGGACGGGCGTGCTGGCGACGCCGGCCCATGCCGCGGACACCGTGATAGGGGTGACACTGACGACCGCGGACCTGGGCCAGGCCCTGACTCCGCAGCCGAGCATCACCCTCGGGGCGGTGTCCTCAGGGACCGTGAACCTCACGGTGGACGACACGAAGACCTACCAGACCATCGACGGGTTCGGTGCGGCCTTCACCGACTCCTCGGCCTACCTGCTGCAGAACAAGCTCGACGCGGCCACCCGCGACCGGGTGATGCGCGACCTGTTCACCAGGGGTTCCGGCATCGGCCTGTCGCTGATGCGGGTGCCGATGGGCTCCTCCGACTACACGGCGACCCCGCCGAGCAGCCCCTCCACCTACTCCTACGACGACAACGGCGGCATCGCCGACCCGACGCTGGCCAACTTCTCCACCTCCCACGACGACGCCTACATCGTCCCGGTCATCAAGCAGGCCCAGGCGCTCAACCCGTCGATGAAGCTCTTCGCCAACGACTGGAGCCCGCCGGCCTGGATGAAGACCACCAACACCATGCTCGGCCAGGGCAACGGCACACTCAGGTCCGACATGTACAGCGCGCTCGCGCAGTACTACGTCAAGTTCCTCCAGGAGTACAAGGCCAAGGGCGTCAACGTCTGGGGCGTCACCCCACAGAACGAGCCGGGCATCTCCCCCTCCACCTACTCGGCGATGCTGCTGCCCGCCTCCAACGAGGCCGACTTCATCGCCAACTACCTCGCCCCGGCGCTGAAGCAGGCCGGCCTGGACGGCACCGCGATCCTCGGTGGTGACGTCGACCACGTGGACACCTCCTACGCCGGCACGCTGCTGGGCAACCAGGCGGCGCACGACGCGCTGTACGGCACGGCGTGGCACTGCTACCAGAACGACCTCGGCAAGATGACCACGATCCACAACTCCTACCCGGACAAGCCTATCTACGAGAGCGAGTGCTCCACCGGCCCGGGCATCGCCCCGATGAACGCCGCCCAGCTCGCCATGGAGTCCACCTTCAACTGGGCGAGCGGCGCGCTGCTGTGGAACCTGGCGCTGGACAGCAACGGCGGCCCCAAGATGGGCGTCGGCTGTGACAACTGCACCGGGCTGGTCACCATCGACCAGGCGACCGGCAAGGCCACCTACACCAACAACTACTACCAGCTCGGCCAGTTCTCGAAGTTCGTCGTCCCCGGCGCAACCCGCATCGGCTACAGCGACGGCGGCAACGTCTGGGCCCAGGCCTACAAGAACCCCGACGGCAGTGAGGTGCTGGTCGCCCACAACAACAACACCAGCGGCACCGCCTTCACGGCCACCTGGAACGGGGCCGGCTCCTTCCAGTACACGCTTCCCGCCGGCGCCACGGTCACCTTCACCAAGAGCGCCCAGAACGCTACCGCGCAACTGGTGGGGCAGGGCTCCAACCGGTGCCTCGACGACCGGGGCAACCCGGCCAACGGCGTCCAGCAGTACCTCTGGGACTGCGGCTCCGGCAATGCCAACCAGCTGTACCTGTACTCCGCCGACCGCGAGCTGCGGATCGCCGGCAAGTGCCTGGGCGCCTCCGGCAACGGCACCACGAACGGCACCAAGGTCATCACCTGGGACTGCAACAGCGGTGCCAGCCAGAAGTGGACCTTCCACGCGGACGGCAGCGTCACCAGCGACCTGTCCGGTCTCTGCCTCGACGTCACCGGCAACGGAACGGCGAACGGGTCCACGGTGCAGCTGTGGAGCTGCACCGGCAATTCCAACCAGAAGTGGTCCGCGGCCTCAGGCAGCTGA
- a CDS encoding alpha-L-fucosidase: MTSHSLSRRRFLAGAIAVAGAAAATNALALGKAFGAPATYTAAWSSVDQHPASPEWFQDAKFGIYFHWGVFSVPAYDSEWYPRNMYFSGSAVNNHHIATYGDPSVWPYHNFINGANDKAGNFTQFAPKLKSAGGNFDPAEWAQLFADAGAKFAGPVAEHHDGFSMWNSQVNEWNSVAKGPKLNLLQLFTDAIRTKNLKLLVSMHHAYNYLGYYEAVPAQSDASLKKLYGQLPKAQEDQLWYDKLKEVIDLAKPDIIYQDVHLDQIDQAQLLNFLSYYYNQANSWGREVVATYKDAFNSHGEVFDYERGGPADVTSPYWLTDDSVSSTSWCYTVGIGYYTAQLLLHAMIDRISKNGTVLLNIAPMADGTIPQGQRDILLGIGDYLGRFGESVYSTRAWTAYGEGPTKMGGGTFMNPNAGTAQDIRFTRNKTNTTLYATVLGYPGSSLSIKTLSSSRINLSSLTSVKLLNNTAGTYIDLATPAQDTSGLNVTLPASAPFSAPMYVLKLAFSGQIPTLQPVSGALVFKDVNYAGDSAALGLGSYTADQLTLAGMPPLNISSLKLAPGQQIVAYSGDNFTGTQWTFTADNADLRVTGQNDQISSLKVMFNPSTYLKIINLTSGLAMDSGGSVAGGSNLKQWTYDGSPNLQWQAVDLGNGYYKLVNRTNGMVADSWGATSDGSACRELDWNGHTNQQWQLMHRGGGQYAIINRTTGKLLDSGGSVPAGSVLKQWAWGNSTNLQWTISLA; the protein is encoded by the coding sequence ATGACGTCGCACTCCCTCAGCAGACGCCGGTTCCTGGCCGGTGCCATAGCCGTCGCGGGCGCCGCGGCCGCGACCAACGCGCTCGCCCTGGGCAAGGCCTTCGGCGCTCCCGCCACCTACACCGCCGCGTGGTCCTCGGTCGACCAGCATCCCGCGTCCCCCGAGTGGTTCCAGGACGCCAAGTTCGGCATCTACTTCCACTGGGGCGTGTTCAGCGTCCCCGCCTACGACAGCGAGTGGTATCCGCGCAACATGTACTTCAGCGGCTCCGCCGTGAACAACCACCACATCGCCACCTACGGCGACCCGTCAGTGTGGCCCTACCACAACTTCATCAACGGAGCGAACGACAAGGCGGGGAACTTCACACAGTTCGCGCCCAAGCTGAAGTCGGCCGGCGGCAACTTCGACCCAGCCGAGTGGGCGCAGCTGTTCGCCGACGCCGGTGCGAAGTTCGCCGGGCCGGTCGCCGAGCACCACGACGGCTTCTCAATGTGGAACAGCCAGGTCAACGAGTGGAACTCGGTCGCCAAGGGGCCGAAGCTGAACCTGCTGCAGCTGTTCACCGACGCCATCCGCACCAAGAACCTCAAGCTGCTGGTGTCGATGCACCACGCCTACAACTACCTCGGCTACTACGAGGCCGTGCCGGCGCAGTCGGACGCGAGCCTGAAGAAGCTGTACGGGCAGCTGCCCAAGGCGCAGGAGGACCAGCTCTGGTACGACAAGCTCAAGGAGGTCATCGACCTCGCCAAGCCCGACATCATCTACCAGGACGTCCACCTGGACCAGATCGACCAGGCGCAGCTGCTGAACTTCCTGTCCTACTACTACAACCAGGCCAACTCCTGGGGCAGGGAGGTCGTGGCCACCTACAAGGACGCGTTCAACAGCCACGGCGAGGTCTTCGACTACGAGCGGGGCGGCCCGGCCGACGTCACCTCGCCCTACTGGCTCACCGACGACAGCGTCTCCAGCACCAGCTGGTGCTACACGGTGGGCATCGGCTACTACACGGCCCAGCTGCTGCTGCACGCGATGATCGACCGGATCAGCAAGAACGGCACCGTCCTGCTCAACATCGCGCCGATGGCCGACGGCACCATCCCCCAGGGCCAGCGCGACATCCTGCTCGGCATCGGCGACTACCTGGGGCGCTTCGGCGAGTCGGTCTACTCGACCCGGGCCTGGACCGCCTACGGCGAGGGCCCGACGAAGATGGGCGGGGGCACGTTCATGAACCCCAACGCCGGCACCGCACAGGACATCCGCTTCACCCGGAACAAGACGAACACCACCCTGTACGCGACAGTCCTCGGCTATCCCGGCAGCTCGCTGAGCATCAAGACGCTCTCCTCCAGCCGGATCAACCTCAGCTCGCTGACCTCGGTGAAGCTGCTCAACAACACCGCCGGCACCTACATCGACCTCGCGACCCCGGCCCAGGACACGTCCGGGCTGAACGTGACCCTGCCGGCGTCGGCGCCGTTCTCCGCCCCCATGTACGTGCTGAAGCTGGCCTTCTCCGGTCAGATCCCCACGTTGCAGCCGGTCTCCGGCGCCCTGGTCTTCAAGGACGTCAACTACGCGGGCGACTCCGCCGCGCTCGGCCTGGGCAGCTACACCGCCGATCAGCTCACCCTCGCCGGAATGCCCCCGCTCAACATCTCCTCCCTGAAACTGGCTCCGGGGCAGCAGATCGTCGCCTACTCCGGCGACAACTTCACCGGCACCCAGTGGACCTTCACCGCAGACAACGCCGACCTGCGAGTCACCGGCCAGAACGACCAGATCAGCTCGCTGAAGGTGATGTTCAACCCATCGACCTACCTCAAAATCATCAACCTCACCAGCGGCCTGGCCATGGACAGCGGCGGCAGCGTCGCCGGCGGGTCCAACCTCAAGCAGTGGACCTACGACGGCAGCCCCAATCTGCAGTGGCAGGCGGTCGATCTCGGCAACGGCTACTACAAGCTGGTCAACCGCACCAACGGCATGGTCGCCGACAGCTGGGGCGCCACCAGCGACGGCTCCGCCTGCAGGGAGCTGGACTGGAACGGTCACACCAACCAGCAGTGGCAGCTCATGCACCGCGGCGGCGGCCAGTACGCCATCATCAACCGAACCACGGGCAAGCTCCTGGACAGCGGCGGCAGCGTCCCCGCGGGCTCCGTCCTCAAGCAGTGGGCATGGGGCAACAGCACCAACCTTCAGTGGACCATCAGCCTGGCCTGA
- a CDS encoding FAD-dependent oxidoreductase — MSTSPARRGRVAVIGAGPGGMAAALSVHQTGHDVVLFERYPQARPAGNILNLWPAPIKALGLLGVNIDDFGAPCRTEFRNARGHRRVLVKLPADIVRDYGGGFIGLLRPELYERLLAALPPGILQVNHTVERVEQDESGVRLHLADGRIHEADVVIGADGIDSLVRRTLWGDSLKREHNLHIFGGYTFDETVVAPPGLCILSHNRTTQGSWTAIRNKGRDGFQWWVLTAHDADEEFSGDLHAAATALGGGFADPLPQLIAATDPAHVQRWMIRDRKPLKQWSKGRATLIGDAAHPTSPYAAYGAGMATEDGYFIGRRLAGLDLTDFTVVRQALDAFEAPRKPHTARQSQTAYVLGQVFHHAPAPLRPLRDALLDRTPLLQKAVGEATPAEILKQLDEIDNAERTFSTARLSRPNN, encoded by the coding sequence ATGAGCACATCCCCCGCCCGCCGAGGCCGCGTGGCCGTCATCGGAGCCGGCCCAGGCGGCATGGCAGCCGCCCTGTCCGTACACCAGACCGGTCACGACGTCGTCCTCTTCGAGCGCTACCCCCAGGCCAGACCGGCCGGCAACATCCTCAACCTGTGGCCCGCCCCCATCAAGGCACTCGGCCTCCTCGGCGTGAACATCGACGACTTCGGCGCCCCCTGCCGGACCGAGTTCCGCAACGCTCGCGGCCACCGCCGCGTCCTGGTCAAGCTCCCCGCCGACATCGTCCGCGACTACGGCGGCGGATTCATCGGCCTGCTCCGCCCCGAGCTCTACGAACGGCTCCTGGCCGCCCTTCCCCCGGGCATCCTGCAGGTCAACCACACCGTGGAACGCGTCGAGCAGGACGAGAGCGGCGTACGCCTGCACCTGGCCGACGGCCGGATCCACGAGGCCGACGTCGTCATCGGCGCCGACGGCATCGACTCGCTGGTCCGACGCACCCTGTGGGGGGACAGCCTCAAGCGTGAGCACAACCTGCACATCTTCGGTGGCTACACCTTCGACGAGACCGTCGTGGCGCCGCCAGGCCTGTGCATCCTCTCCCACAACCGCACCACGCAAGGCAGTTGGACGGCCATCCGCAACAAGGGACGCGACGGCTTCCAGTGGTGGGTGCTCACCGCGCACGACGCCGACGAAGAGTTCTCCGGGGACCTGCACGCCGCCGCGACGGCGCTCGGCGGCGGCTTCGCCGACCCGCTTCCCCAACTCATCGCCGCCACCGACCCGGCACATGTTCAGCGGTGGATGATCCGCGACCGCAAACCACTCAAGCAGTGGTCCAAAGGCCGTGCCACCCTCATCGGCGACGCGGCGCACCCCACCTCGCCCTACGCCGCCTACGGCGCCGGCATGGCCACCGAGGACGGCTACTTCATCGGCCGCCGCCTCGCCGGGCTCGACCTGACCGACTTCACGGTGGTCCGCCAGGCCCTGGACGCCTTCGAGGCCCCCCGTAAGCCGCACACCGCCCGCCAGTCCCAAACCGCCTACGTCCTCGGACAGGTCTTCCACCACGCCCCGGCCCCGCTGCGCCCGCTCCGCGATGCCCTCCTGGACCGCACACCGCTCCTGCAGAAAGCGGTCGGCGAAGCGACCCCTGCCGAGATCCTCAAGCAACTCGACGAGATCGACAACGCCGAGCGCACTTTCAGCACCGCCCGCCTATCCCGCCCCAACAACTGA
- a CDS encoding putative quinol monooxygenase — MIIVIGSARAAPGRRPELAAAARAMSRATRGDRGCHSYGFYADLDDEHTIVSVEIWDSQDALDEHMDHAHTHAFLALAPGLVETAPTLAIHQVADPG, encoded by the coding sequence GTGATCATCGTGATCGGCAGCGCCAGGGCGGCTCCCGGCCGGCGTCCCGAACTGGCGGCCGCGGCACGAGCGATGTCCCGGGCGACTCGCGGCGACCGGGGCTGTCACTCCTACGGCTTCTACGCCGACCTGGACGACGAGCACACCATCGTCAGCGTCGAGATCTGGGACAGCCAGGACGCCCTCGACGAGCACATGGACCACGCCCACACCCACGCCTTCCTCGCCCTGGCACCGGGCCTGGTCGAGACGGCACCCACCCTGGCGATCCACCAGGTCGCCGACCCCGGCTGA